From one Butyricimonas faecihominis genomic stretch:
- a CDS encoding winged helix-turn-helix transcriptional regulator encodes MIDAIQSNPTITRKELIYLLNSTERSVKYHLSQLIKKGRIKREGSDRTGTWSVIEYLD; translated from the coding sequence ATAATTGATGCGATACAATCAAATCCAACTATCACAAGAAAGGAATTGATCTATCTATTAAACAGTACCGAGAGAAGTGTAAAGTACCACTTATCTCAACTAATCAAAAAAGGAAGAATTAAAAGAGAAGGTTCTGATCGAACCGGCACATGGAGCGTGATTGAATATTTGGACTAA